The stretch of DNA AAAGTAAACAAAGCTGCTTGATCAAATTAACAGAGCTTCACTCATTGTTCCCTCAAATCATCTAAAGCTCCGTTAGCATTCTTACCAAGTATCATTGGTTTGGGCTTTTTATCCTcttgttataatttttttttattattatagtataattactactacttattataggTGGGTTGGAGATTTGGAGATGAGTGAGGCGGGTATAAGCGGAGCGGGGACATGCGGAGCGGGGCGGGCGGGGTGGGTGTGGGGCGGGGTGGGTATGGGGCGGGTTTCATATgatacccatccccgccccacgaCCCGCGACGAATGATACTTTTgaaacccatccccgccccatgacCCGTCAAATCATTACCCGCGCCCGCCCCAagtggggcgggtgcggggcgaGACCCGCCAAAACCCGCCCCACTGACATCCCTACCCACagggatcaccacagttttgaaaacatttgTCAGCACAATTACACGATTAACTACAACCACTCAAATGAAATGCAACATAGGATTCACAAACACAACCGCCACCTCCAACCTCCATAGTAACCAATGGCACTCATCGCAACGAGGCCCTGCtgggttacccatcgcaacaggtaacccacccCTGCCGGTGAATGACCGCAGCCAAgacaccaaatccccgctcatcgcaacgagcgaacccaagctcattaatgtgcacatcccccttgtgacgggagccacaaggggcgaaAAATGGGGGTGAGACCATCTCCCGACATGGCTCACAAATCCACTCCAACACCTCCATCGACACAATCATAATAATACACAATGATAAACAAACCAACAAAACAACATCCAATGCAATTAACCACATAATTGTACTgtgtaaggaaaccctaccttattcacAAATTCCAAGAAAGCAAGAAGCACGATCTAGAACTGCTCCTCTACGAATTTCTCACCTAAACAATGATATAAATGCAATGCTAATCAAGATATATAACAATATAATCTTATTGCCCCAATctacccaaattagggtttaatcaaccCTCTAAAACAATAAAACTGATTAAAGATACTAGAGACTTACTAATGCGATTGACACTCAAATGAGAATCCCGAAAGCTCAACAACGATTAAACTTGCTTAGGAGATgattaagatgattagaggaAAGAATAGAAATGTTTTTAGGTTAACACGAAATGATTAAGAACTGACGATATGAGtttataacctctaatcattttaatcaaaaccgtgCAAAACACGACTCCAGACTGGGCACTCGGTCGACCGAGTacaccctactcgaccgagtgcctccTAAGCTCGGCCGAGTACACCAAAGACAGTAGCCTGGCTAAAACGTACAAGACATGTACTCGGTCGAATAcagcccactcgaccgagtactcaagGTCCAGAAAAGAGTAGTATTACAgtattccctccttaaaaacgaacttcgcCCTCGAAGTTCATACTCATACCTGCATAAAATACATACCTACCAAAACACCACCCAGCATACCTCAAGGCAACCCGAACTATTCCCACGACCCATCAAAAGATGGACAAAACACCCCCGAAAACCCACTCAAAACATGTATGAAACTGACTCAAAAGTAACCCAAAGCAcacgcgatcatctcctacccccttaaaagaaTAAGGTACGGCCCCGTAACCAACCTACCTACTAAAAAAAGGTGTGGATAACGCTCTTTCATTGCCTCCTCTGGTTCCCACATGGCCTCTTCCATGTTATGATTTGATCATAGGACCTTAAGAAGCGTAGTCTCTCCATTCCGGCCTTGACTTTCCACCTTGCGATCCAAGATTTCCTTTAGCACTTCCACATAAGTGAGTGCTTCATCAAGTTCAATTGTCTCGACTTCCAACACATGAGACATGTCACTAATATACTTCCGAAGTTGTGATACATGAAATACATTGTGAACTCGATCCAAACCTGGTGGCAAAGCTAGTCTATAAGCCACTTTACCAACTCTATTCAATATCTCATAAGGGCCTATAAAATTTTGGCTCAACTTGCCCCGCTTGTCAAATCTCATCACACCCCGCATAGGTGACCCCTTTAAAAGAACTTTGTCACCCACCTGAAACTCAATATCTCaacgatgtaaatctgcataactcttttgtcgaccATGCACTGctttctttcatcttttgtcgaatcaagTGAACTTGCTTAATCATGTCTTGTACCATCTGCGATCCTAAAACCACGTTATATGACTTTGGCACTATTTGGTAAACggcggattaatttcagcataagcagattgcaaaagTAGATTATGGCCTTGTTTGGGAAACGTCGGATTAATATTGTAAAATAGTAGATTCGGCCTCAATCTAATAATTCAAAAtactgtttaccaaacaccccaaATAGCATATTAATTGGTCAAATATGCTAAAAGCCCTAAATATGTTAAAAATTTTGTAATCCGCCGTTTATCAAACACCCCCTATAAATGGCAGATattatcagaaggtttgactagcatattataattagcagaattagtTTGGGTGTTTGATAATTGACAGATTACGATTCGTAAATTATTAGTTttctcactactacaaatacaggcaaccacaacggccctttaacaacacttattcacgaaaatcatcaaaacacgttgtagaatttattccgcgaattttaccaaacttaattacaacggttctgtgttgttaaccgttgttattggttttaacaacgggtcatagtttaaaaaccgttgttaatgaaaaaactaataacaacggttaaattttaaccgttgttaatggtttggcgccaaattagtgaaaagtaatcacaccggttatattagaacccgtttttaatactttttaacaacggttgtagactcaataaccgttgttattaatgttatgaaaatcttaagaacaacagattgctttattctgctatacgctacaaaacacaaacacaagctaatactgctattatatcatcctccattcctccctgatcgtctctctgtcttcatctccgtcactgttgtcactgtcttctctccctcatcgtgtttatcaatcaggtatatatatgtttcttagcaacgcttatagatataggattttttgtgTTATTATCTAAttatttgttgataatttagcttaattgctttcctgaatttcgtttatttgtttgcctattattgtattttctgaattagttgcctattattacgaatgtagaataatgactcgaacttggatgattgatgcaaatatgagtgaccgcacctacaaggatggtttagctgaattttatgaattcgtttcgaacaatttgaaaggttcttctagtattgcatgtccttgtgaaagatgtggtaatattagctatatggcttttccggacgttaaaatacacctagaaaagtggagatttagtcgatcctatacacgttggatttttcatggggaatcattagaggaagagaataactcaagaagatgatgttgaggtacacgaaaggctaactgatgatcctgagtttgccgagtttattgagttggaagagttggaagtagagaagttgaatgttgggtctatagataatgaagagaatgatgatgagtccattgcttttgaagatgtaggtgatgacactagtaattgggatgaccttaacaacatgtatgagaagttgtgtgagtctgaagcacctctgtatcctggttgtaagttcacaaaaatgtcggctgtggtgaagttgtataatatcaagggggcaaatggggtgagtgacacgtgtttcactagttttttagccttgataaaggagttgcttcctgatggtaatgttctacctgttaagacatatgaggggaaaaaactaataagaggagtgggtatgaaatatgagaaaatacatgcatgtccaaatgattgcatattgtatcggaaattatatcaaaacttaaccaattgccctaaatgtttggagtggcgttataaggataaggaagggatcccggctaaggtgttgtggtattttccattgataccaagagtcataaggatttatgcgaatcccgatgatgcaaaaatgttaacttggcatgaaacaggaagaataaatgatggaaagctaagacacccggccgatggtaagcaatggaggaaatcgttcgacgctaagtatcccgagttcggtaatgaacctagaaacttacgtctagcgctgtccactgatggaatgaacccacacggaaacatgagtacccaacatagtacttggccagtagtgttggctatttataacttacctccatatgtgtgcatgaaaagaaagtatttgatgttgtcgttgttaatttccggccctaaacaacctggaaatgatatagatgtatatttggaacctcttctagatgatttgcgattgttgtgggatagtgggatagaagtatttgatgcatataagaacgaaactttcaatttaagagcgatgttattgtgtacaataaccgactatccgacttatggcgacctttacggcacacagttcatgggaaagaggcttgtccattgtgtggggaggatatcgagtccgaatacttgaagtcttctcgtaagtatgtgtatatgggaaataggaggttcttgtatcatgaacattgttatcgcaagatgcagaaagcattcaatggaagacaagaacttcgtcaacctcctagaattttgagtgggcatgaagtttatcagaaagtaaagcatattgagatagattatgggaagaagagcggctctaaattgtctactcgtgggtataagaaaagatccatatttttttgataaacttccatattggcctgaccggaggtcgcattgcctcgatttcatgcacattgagaaaaatgtctgtgataatattatcaatacccttctgaatgttcctggtaaaacaaaggataacgccgcagctagggaagatatgaaaatgatgggtattaggctagagttggcaccacagaagagaggtaatcgtacatttttaccgccagcagcttataccctttcacggaatgagaaaaaagagttatgtgcatgcttgaatggaattaaagtgccacatggttattcgtcgaacatcaaaagcctagtgtcgatgcaagacctaaaactcaccgggttaaagtcacatgattgtcacactttgatgcaacaattactacctgtggctattcgttccattttacctgaaaaggtaagatatgctataactagattctgtctcttcttccagtccatatgcgagaaagtcatcgatcccgatgacgcggattcattgcaggacctcgttgtaacctctctttgtcagttggaaatgtattttccaccctctttcttcactatcatgattcatctgaccattcacttggttagggagattttgtaccttgggcccgtgtacttgagataccagtatcctttcgaaagattgatgaaagtctacaaggactatacatctaatcggtatcgtccggaaggttgtattgctgaacgcgctattttagacgaagctctttcatattgttacgctcatctctcccctgaggagttgattggcgttcctaagaatcgtcatagtgactggatgaccggaaaaggtattaggggccgggttgaaaaaattgtgacacttgaaatgttgcatttagcacacatgtatgtgctaaacaacgaagatgaggtgcaaccttatattcaacaacacaaagatgagctcaaatacgatcaccaaaacaagaccgagaactggattgcgaacgagcatacgaagacgtttgtagagtggtttaggaatattgtcttagagtgtactgatcaaactggtgatgacatctctcctaggttactacgtcttggtttaggtccaaatgccagggtcacattttacaacagttttgccattaatggatatactttttacacccgcgagcaagatgagttgagcacaatgcaaaatagtggtgtgagttctgaatttgaggcaatgcactttgctacttcaaaagataaaaagcctatttggggaaaatgcctatattatggtgttattcaagaaatattggtactagattacattgatttcacaatgcctttgtttcgatgtaactagGTTGATAACAGCATCCATTGTGTctgaaaggataagatgggatttacgttggtcaatctgggtaaggttggcaataataacgatgatcctttcataatggcatcccaagctaaacaagtgttctatgtcactgatcct from Silene latifolia isolate original U9 population chromosome 10, ASM4854445v1, whole genome shotgun sequence encodes:
- the LOC141608380 gene encoding uncharacterized protein LOC141608380, with the protein product MVQDMIKQVGDKVLLKGSPMRGVMRFDKRGKLSQNFIGPYEILNRVGKVAYRLALPPGLDRVHNVFHVSQLRKYISDMSHVLEVETIELDEALTYVEVLKEILDRKVESQGRNGETTLLKVL